AATAAGTCCAACCTTTTTCTTGTCATCAGACTTCTATATCGAAATGTTCCCTGAAATCCTTGATACTCTTTATTATAATAGTAAAACATCAGCTAACCTTAGTAATAAGTTTTCTCACTGGAGAATTTATCACATAGAAGTATAAGTCATCTCGGTGGAGAGGAATTAAATTGGAAAATGAATACTGCGAAAATTGTGGACTGAGTTTGGCAATAATACAATATTAGGGTGGCTTTGgtattttagattttgataataTCATCATCTTTTAAAGTTGCTTTGTTTTGTTTCTCCCTTGTTGATTTTCTAGTCTGTTTATTTAgttatttgttgatattttttaATGAAATGTTTTTGGCAAATGACAGGATTCACTTGGTGGTAACAGTCGGACTGTCATGATTGGTAATTCCAGTTTAACCCCTTATTTGTTCTAGTTTGAATGGATTTTGAATGAAGAACCTATTATGTGTCTCAGTTTTGCTGAACTTTTCTACACTTAGGTCTTGCCAAAGAAAGCATTGTGACCTTGACTTAGTGATATTAACTATATTCTTTCTTCCGTACCTAGAATAAACCATGCTAAACTACCAAATGCACAAGTGTACAGATTTTTCTAGTAGGCAGTTTGTCACTCTCGAAATGAACGCTGTAGTTGCTTTCTTTGATCAAGAATGAACGTCAGTGTTAGCATTTAAGCAGAAGTTCATTACACTAAATTGTTTCTGTTCACTAAATAAAGAAGCGGCTCTTTGGAGATTTTTTACCCTGGAGACGACAAAGCTTGCATTTTCTAATGACTTGCACAAGCTTGGTTTCTCTTTAGATTTAGGTGAAAGCCTCTTCTTTATTCTTCTAGGTAAATCATGATATTGAACACAGGCCTCGACATCAGTTTAGCTTTTATCCAAATTGGTTGTTTTATTCCCCTGTCATTGCTTTCAAGCCTGTTAGCTGTGGGTGATATGTGTATGGTTACAATAAGGAAGTCAAAGTCATGTTCGTTTGGCACACCTCGTGAGATGTTTCTATCTGGCACATGACGACACAATTTTTATGAAGATATATTACCTTATCAAgttaaaaggagaaaaaaatctAAGGAAATAAAAGTGGTCTTTGGAAGAGTGAACTAAAGCTTATCTAAGCTAACAATAAGTTATTTAATTAGAGCTGTTATCGTTCTTTCTTGTCAGCCTTTGAGATGACAAGCAGATTCTTTCTGTATTCTTCTTGCTTACGGTCTGGTTTATGTATTTTCCAGCATGCATTAGTCCTGCTGATATAAATGCTGAAGAAACTCTCAACACTCTTAAATATGCAAATCGGGCTCGTAATATTCAGAACAAGCCAGTTGTAAGTCTAGTGACAAAACTTATTTCATGTATCTTATCATTTCTGGATCAAAAATCTCAAGTAGTTTTTCCTTAAACGATGTCCAGATCAATCGAGATCCTGTATCTAGTGAGATGCTGAAGATGCGGCAACAACTAGAGTATTTGCAGGCAGAACTCTGTGCCCGTGGGGGAGGTGCTTCCTCTGAAATTCAGGTAAACTTGTTGTGCTCCGTGTGTAGATGTCAGCAGACTacctttttaaatattaaataaagctCTGGTCATCTTCAGTCTTCACCAAAATGACAAAGGAGATTTCAATTTGAAATAGGTACTCAAGGATAGAATTTCATGGCTTGAAGCTAGTAATGAGGAGCTAAGCAGAGAACTGCATGAGTACCGCAGAAGAGGCTCTGGCACTGAACAATGTGGAACTGAAGTGAAGGTATTGAGCTCCCCTCACTTATAGAAGCCATTTTAAGAAAGAGGAATTATCATGCCCCCAGGCTTCGGTCTAGTGGTAAGAGTGCCAGCTTGTGATGTGTGGGTTAGACGCACGTCACGGGTTCGAACACTGCCACAGGCAAAATTCTGGCAATTGGTATTTAACTGGAGAAGGATAGAGGGGTGGGCCCATTATCCAATGAGTTTTGAACCGTGCGTCACTGGTCCCCGAGGATTTCCCGgtcataaaaaaagaaaaagaagtggaACTCTCATCCAACTTAGTTGCCTAACAAATTCTTCATGTCGATTGCAGGCTAATGGTGTCTTTTCAGTAAAAAGCGAAGGGCTCAAAAGGGGCTTGCAAAGTATAGAATCATCTGACTATCCAATGAGTGAAAATGGTATGCCACACTCAACTTTTGGTACTAGGCAATGAGGTCTATATTCTGATGACTATGTTTGGGACTGAGATGTTCTCAGGAAGAAAGCCATTTTCATTGTCTCAAGAATTTAAAATCTAAATGTTTTTAAGTGGTTCAGTATTCTTATTTGGAACCAGCCTCTGTACTGCCGGGTGATTCAGGGGATATGGATGAAGAAGCAGCAAAGGAGTGGGAACATACCCTCCTGCAAGACACAATGGACAAAGAATTGAATGAGTTAAATAGGCGCTTAGAGCAGAAAGAGGTGAGGCAGACTCTTGATTGCATCTGGACTTACCATGCAGGGATAACAAAATAGATGTTCTTAACACTAAATCAATTTGATATTGTTTAAAATTGTCTGTTCCTGTGCATACGGTTTTTGGGGGATTAACCTATTAAAGAGATATGCTAGTATTCATTAAAGAAGGGAGGCTACTAGAGATTCCACGTCCTTTGCTTGCTTTTTCACATTTGCACTAATAGCGACTTCAAACTTCTAATATTAATGGTTTGTCTTTTGCTGTAGTAAATTCATATGTGGATGTTTCTTCTTTTGTACGCTTTGCAGTTAATTGTGAATATAGTTAttcattaaaaatattaattgCGAATATAGAATTTGAAATGGGATAGCGCTCTTGGTTGTGCAGTTCTCTTAGATGGTATGGTTGCTCGTTTTCCTATCGTTGATGCATGTGGTGATTTGACATATATATCTGTGTAACAATAATTCAGTCTGAAATGAAACTTTATGGAGGCTTGGACACCATGGCGCTGAAGCAACATTTTGGAAAGAAACTTTTGGAACTTGAAGAGGAGAAAAGAGCGGTGAAGGTAATAGAAAAGCAATGAAAATGTGATCACACGTTGTGATTTTGAGCTTGTCAAACTGATGTTCCCTTTTTTCAACTGACCTGTTGATGCAGCAAGAGAGAGATAGATTATTAGCTGAGGTTGAAAACCTTGCAGCCAACAATGATGGACAAGCACTAAAATTGCAAGACACGCATTCCCAGAAACTAAAGTCCCTTGAAGCACAGGTTTGCCCAATTGTACCATGTTCATTGTATAGCCATGAGTGTCATGCTTAACTCTAATATCTTAAACATTTTTGCTGACCAGATACAAGATCTTAAGAAAAAACAAGAGAACCAGGTTCAGCTTTTAAAGCAAAAACAGAAGAGTGATGACGCAGCAAAGCGCTTGCAAGATGAAATACAATCAATCAAGGCACAAAAGGTTGGTTTTTCTCGTTTGCTTAACACCCTTTCTACCACTTAGATGCAACTTATATTCTTTCCTTTTATAGGTACAATTGCAGCATAAAATTAAACAAGAGGCTGAACAATTTCGTCAATGGAAGGCATCTCGGGAGAAAGAGTTAATGCAGGTAGTTTGCTGCTATTACTTTTTCCCCATACGTTCTTCGTCTTGTAACATGTTGGGGGGTCATTATTTGAAAGGGATGATTGTCCTGCTATTTCAGTACTATAAATGTTTTCCTAAGAGTATTATATTCATGCATTACTGATGAGGCAAATGCAATTCATTCTGGTTGAAATTCTACTTTATTTTGTTAACCAACAATATTTTCCTTGGACCTTATCAAAAAGATTTTCCTTGAAATGCAGTTAAGGAAGGAAGGGAGAAGGAATGAGTATGAGAGACATAAATTGCAAGCCTTAAATCAGCGACAAAAGATGGTGAGCATTTTACTTTCCTTTTTGTCTTTGCATTCTCTTTCATTCTTCTACAGCAGTTTTAATCTGTTGGCCAAAGTCTAATTTAAAAATCTTCAATTGTATTTCATGAAATGGATATGTGTAAGTGGCAATTTTTGTTATCCTTTACGTAAAAATTCAGCCACTTGAACGTCTATCTGTACCAGAGGAGATGACAGCCTTTTTCTTAAGAACTTTACTTCGATCACTGATTCCTGAAGATCTAGCTCAAGTATAATGCAAGatatattaaagagaaaagtggtacCCTCCCCGCCATATTGTGACTATTGTACATTTGACAGTGTTGATTTAGTAGTGGGTAACATAAGTTGGTGGCTTTACTAGAATAATATGGACAAGAGTCAAGCTCGTGTAAGGGGGTGATCACAGTCGATATCTGAATTGTATATGACATCATGGATTTATTTCAGGTTCTTCAAAGAAAGACAGAGGAGGCTGCAATGGCAACCAAGAGACTGAAAGAATTGCTAGAAGCGCGTAAATCTTCAGGTCGTGATAACACAGGTTTGCACTACATTTAGCTTTTATCTGATGCCTTTGTTGTGGATTACTGGTGCATTTCTGTTTCTATTTATAATATAGGGTATCAAGAATTTTGCTCTCATATAAAGTTCCATTGAAATTCTACTAATTTCTGAACTTTTAACTGTTCATCTTTACATATGTTCTGTTTAACATGCAGTTACTAGCAATAGCCACATAGCAAATGGACAGGTACTTATCTTGCTCTCTTTTGGACTCTAATAGTCTAATGGATTTTGTTTCTGTACCTGTTTGATCAAAGAATTTAGTCAAGTATCTTTTGCATTCAGAGCAATGAGAAGTCATTGCAACGTTGGCTTGATCATGAGCTTGAAGTGATGGTGAATGTTCATGAAGTTCGTCACGAGTATGAGAAGCAAAGTCAAGTGTATGTAATAAACTTTAGTTTACCTAATGAAATCTTCTCTTAATTTGTACACACTCAACAATTCTTGTTCTTTGCATTTCTTAAAATTGATTCTTTTCATCTCAGACGAGCTGCACTGGGTGAAGAGCTAGCAGTGTTGAGACAAGTTGATGAATTTGCCTCAAAAGGACTGAGTCCTCCAAGGGGTAAAAATGGTTTCTCTAGGTGCGTATACTAAACTCATCTTATCTTTCAGCCAATAGTGGATTCCGTAATTCTCCAAAATGCAGCTGGAAGAGCATtaactacattaaactacaaaaGAAAGTTCGGGGTAATGGATTTCTATTCATGGTTATCTGTTCAGGGCATCTTCAATGTCGCCAAATGCTAGAATGGCACGAATTGCTTCCCTTGAGAATATGTTAAGCATTTCATCCAATTCTCTAGTTGCCATGGCTTCACAACTTTCAGAAGCAGAAGAACGAGAGCGTGCCTTTAGCAATCGGGGACGTTGGAACCAGCTCCGTTCAATGGGGGATGCAAAAAGTCTACTCCAATATATGTTCAATTCTCTTGCTGACGCAAGGTATCTACTGATGTGTTTTGTATCTTGTAGTATGAATTGTTATTATCTGAAGCTTTATAAGTAGAAATAACTAGAATCTTTATGCTCTGTATTCAAGAAGGAATTGCGAAAGGAAATAGAGAAACTGAAGGTCTACTGCAACTAAAACTATCTGAAACACTAGATAGGTCTTTTGAGCGTAGCAGTGGAATGTGGATTAGGAGCATACTGCTTAGGTCCAGTAGTGAGAGTTTTCAacccaaaaagattttgtatcTTGGTAAGCTAGGGACGTCAAAAGGTAATGAAAGTGAGTTCCAAAAGGGTAAGCAGGTCTTGTCTTTACTTTAGAAAGTACATTTGGTCTCCATATGTTTACACAAGTGTAAAATTCCACATCATCCCAGTCAAAAGAGttccaccaaaaaaaaaaaggaaagaaaaaaagaaggaagacaGAACCTTGGAAGATTTCCTTAGGAATGAGTGCATATGATACCCCAGCTGACCACTATCTCATATGGTACTTGGGAGTTGGGATAACTGTCTCTACCTCAAAGTGCATATGAATTCTGGATGATTACTGACATGACGTCCAGCTATTaactaaaaacaaaatttgtagaAGCAACATCTCATTTAGTTCTATTTTGCGGCAGCCCGCTGGATTTTTTTTGCTTTAACTCTCATTATGTCATCCAGATGCCAACTTTGGGAGAAGGAGCTTGAGACCAAGGAAATGAAAGAGCAGATGAAAGAACTCATTGGTCTATTACGGCAGAGTGAAATTAGGAGAAAGGAAGTTGAAAAGGAGCTTAAGCAAGCTGTTCAAGATGCATTGGCTTCCCCAGCTTCGGTAGGATTTTACTTTCTTTAGTCCCAGATTATATATCAAGTGTTTTAGATCTTATTTAAGGGAAGCATGCAAGGCTTTTAgatagtactccctccgtttcaatttatgtaaacctatttcctttttagtccgtgccaaaaagaatgatctctttccttatttggaaacaatttacctttatgcaatgatttatagccacacaaaatatatgtgcctcattttataccacaagttcaaaagtcttctctcttttcttaaactccgtgcccagtcaaatgagttcacataaattgaaatggagggagtaatattttttgagttttgaaagaaaTGCCTGATGGAGTCTTTCTGCGTGCTATATGGTTAAGTGCGTCATGTTTATGCATACTGTTGAACTGTGTAGTTACAAGATCAGAATGGATTACATTCTTATGTTTTACATTTTCCCTATACCGATGATGTTGCCATGAGAAACAGGTTATCTCTAACAAGCAATTTGTTGATGAGATGAGCGGTCCACCATCTCCAATCCCTGTACCAGCACAAAAACAGCTCAAATATTCAGCTGGCATTGCTAATGCGTCAATCAGAGAGGCAGCAGCCTTTATAGATCAAACACGAAAGGTTGTTCTAATGTTTTTTTTCCCTACCTCTTTGACAGTTGCCAAACTCAAGTTTATCATTATTAACAAAAATGGCTGATAATAAGCTCTAATTATGCAGATGGTGCCACTAGGGCAATTGTCGATGAAGAAATTAACAGTAGCAGGACAAGGTGGGAAGCTGTGGAGGTGGAAGAGAAGTCATCACCAGTGGTTATTACAGTTCAAATGGAAGTGGCAAAAACCTTGGAAACTCTCTGAGTGGATTAGACACAGTGATGAAACAATTATGAGATCACGGCCCCGTACCCAGGCTCTGCCAGATATTATGTGCAGAAACGGTCACTAGCTTATTCATGCCAACTGTATATTCTATTCTGATCTCTTTTGACCCCTACACTTGGTACAGGGAGAAGCTGGAAATAAGTGCTGGTAAGTTCTATTTTGTTAATTATACTGTGATTCGTCTCTTCTTTTCTGGGATCTTAACTGCCTTTGCCTCCATAAAATTGATAAATGAACACTTTTTTGACTGATTTCACATGGTTCCATATTGTGGTAATGGAAAGCATGTCATCCTCGTTATGGACAAAAAACAATTTATTCAAGGAATAAATTACAGTAGGAGTGTCCGACGCTTGGCCACACTTATGCTTAACTAGGATAACTAACATTGCAACATAAACAGTGAATTATGAGCTATATTATGGTTTATCAAGAAGCATAAAATTCTGTCGTTTCTTACTTGAAGggaaaatgtaaaaaatgagaagCATTGACATAAATGGTCAAATTGCCTAGTCATAGACGCACTTCACTGTGCTATATCTATTGAGCCTTTATCTATTTATTAGGTAGTAACTTATTTTCAAGAACATGGGTTAATGCCATTTGCAATACAGGTATTATACGTGCAGGTTGCAGTTAAAGTGGTCGAGCGGTGGAGGGGATTTTGGTATTGGGGTGTTCTTAAAGGAGTGGTTTTAGTTGGAGTTGCTAGATCTTTGAATTTTTGAACTGTGGTTATTCATCAGCAGCATCTTGTGGATATGTTGAAGCTACATTAGGATTGCCTCAGTAATTGCTGAACAATACTTAGAAAGTGGATGGTGAAGTTGCCAGTAGATTTTAGTTATAGGAGATTTGTGTATACATTTTGGCAAATAACATAAACTTGAAGGAATTCCTCCGTCAGGTCACAGAAGCATGTCAAAAGATCCTATTGTTTGAATTTGTTTTGGTCATTCTTGATAAATTTGTGTAATGTACATTGTGTGTAGGCACAACATTGATTTTGTTTAAAGTATAATGAAATATGCAGCATTTCCTATAGCAGCTGGAACTTTTTCTTTTTGTCCATTTTGGCCATGCGGTAGTGGAATTATGTATGGCCTTGCGTAGGATTTGTAAAGAACACTTGGTATTTAGGAGACTAATTTTTTACCGTTGtgtttgttataaatagaattgtattaaaagtgtaaatcatcccaaaatatcaataagaattactctctctttctctgtaatattgttcttctacttttattgttttatcacgcgttatcagcacgagactctaatcaATTGAatagaagctttgggattgagcataatgattgtcaattgttccatgaacttccttcatgattaaattctagattcaaggtaagtattttactttatttttctattttaaattcttgaaattttataatttgattttaaatacaagcaaagacaataaattttatttttaactctaatagagtttgtAAGTAATTATAACCTCccgaagtggtaaaatttctatgttttgccatgatcaaattcatatATGATTATGAGCACAAGAAGTGGAaacccgtcccattgaatttgcttcattctcgttcccttaagagaatgtggtagcaatatgtaataagtctgaaagagacaaaattattaccgtgaaagtatcaatggatgtggacgtggcaatagacgaaattataatcgtcatcattgtggtaatgagaataataaggattctcaaaataatccttcactatgtgaaagtaatgtttgtcatcgatttggcttgagattttgtaaagcacacATAGATAAtcatggtccattcatgatgtgaatgtgacaacatgtgatttatgaataaATATTCATTcgtggaagaatatgaacgtgctagtgttGGTGAATATAccactcacctctagaaggaggtttgagatgaaataagaaaataatgtcattattatgacatgaatggtcattggttaagtacctattgtacgccaaaatattttttcaatgTGATTATTAAAGTACAACAGTAATGCAAGAAacatatcttgcatataattttgaacTTGCTTCATTCTcgttcccttaagagaatgtggtagcaatatataataagtctgaaagaagacaaaataattaccgtgaaagtatcaatggatgtggacgtgacaatagacgaaattataatcgtcatcattgtggtaatgagaataataaagattctcaaaataatctttcacactgtgaaagtaatatttgtcatcgatttggcatgagattttgtaaagcacatatagatgatcatggtccattcatgatgtgaatgtgacaacatttgatttatgaatacatattcattcgtGGAAggatatgaacgtgctagtgttTGTGAATATAccactcacctctagaaggaggtttgagatgaaataagaaaataatgtcattattatggcgtGAATGGTCATTGGTTAAGTACCTATTATACGCCAAAATATTTTTGCAATGTTATTATTAAAGGACAATAGTAATGTAAGAAACAtattttgcatataattttgaatttgcttcattctcgttCCCCTAAGAGAATGCGGTAGCAATAtgtaataagtctgaaagaagacaaaattattaccatgaaagtatcaatggatgtggacgtggcaatagacgaaattataatcctcatcattgtggtaatgagaataataaggatttttaaaataattctttACTATGTGAAAGTAATGCTTGTCATCGATTGggcatgagattttgtaaagcacatatagatgatcaTGTCCATTCATAATGTGAATATGataacatgtgatttatgaatacatattcattcgtGGAAGAACATGAACGTGCTAGTGTTAGTGAATATAccactcacctctagaaggaggaggtttgagatgaaataagaaaataatgtcattattatggcataaaTGGTCATTGGTTAAGTACctattgtacgccaaaatatttttgcaatgtgattattaaaggacaattgtaatgcaagaaacatatcttgcatataattttgaacTTGCTTCATTCTCGTTCCCTTAAGAGAATATGATAGCAATAtgtaataagtctgaaagaagacaaaattattaccgtgaaagtatcaatggatgtggacgtgacaatagacgaaattataatcgtcatcattgtggtaatgagaataataaggattctcaaaataatctttcACTGTGTAAAAGTAATATTTATCATCGATTTggcatgagattttgtaaagcacatatagatgatcatggtccattcatgatgtgaatgtgataacatgtgatttatgaatacatattcattcgtGGAAggatatgaacgtgctagtgttTGTGAATATACCACTCACCTCTAGAAgtaggtttgagatgaaataagaaaataatgtcattattatggcgtGAATGGTCATTGGTTAAGTACCTATTATACGCCAAAATATTTTTGCAATGTTATTATTAAAGGACAACAGTAATGTAAGAAAcatattttgtatataattttgaATTTGTTTCATTCTCGTTCCACTAAGAGAATGCGGTAGCAATAtgtaataagtctgaaagaagacaaaattattaccatgaaagtatcaatggatgtggacgtggcaatagacgaaaattataatcgtcatcattgtggtaatgagaataaTAAAGATTTTCAAAATAATCCTTTACTATGTGAAAGTAATGCTTGTCATCGATTGggcatgagattttgtaaagcacatatagatgatcaTGGTCCATTCATAATGTGAATAtgacaacatgtgatttatgaattcATATTCATTCGTGGAAGAACACGAACGTGCTAGTGTTAGTGAATATAccactcacctctagaaggaggaggtttgagatgaaataagaaaataatgtcattattatggcatgaatggtcattgatTAAGTACTTATTGTACACCAAAATATTTTtgcaatgtgattattaaaggacaattgtaatgcaagaaacatatcttgcatataattttgaacTTGCTTCATTCTCGTTTCCTTAAGAGAATATGGTAGCAATAtgtaataagtctgaaagaagacaaaattattaccgtgaaagtatcaatggatgtggatgtgacaatagacgaaattataatcgtcatcattatggcaatgagaataataaggattctcaaaataatctttcACTATGTGAAAGTAATGTTTGTTATCGATTAGGCATGAGATGTTGTAAAGCACATATAGTTGATTGTgctccattcatgatgtgaatgtgacaacatgtgatgtatgaatacatattcattcttggaggaatatgaacgtgctagtggtagtgaatataccataCTCACCTCTAAAAtgaggtttgagatgaaataagaaaataatgtcattattgtgacatgaatggtcattggttaagtacctattgtacgccaaaatatttttgtaatgtgattattaaaggacaacagtaatgcaagaaacatatcttgcatataattttgaccatgaccataatggtatgactttctccttgaaagagatattcaccatatggatgttgatgaatatgtgttagtacaaaattaattgagagctttGGACAATCCAATTATcactattttggagaaataaaattgattatcaataaggtaTTGTGTCATAGTAAGTCTAAAAGAAACTTATTTAGTTTCTAAAGTGTTCGCGAAagcggttggttatattgagactataaatacaggaaagatttaatatcttctattactacaacttatagcgggataatatgtatgtgaaaagttacccgctttattctccagtttgtactatacaaataaaagaatgccacaataaactataagtttattgatataaaaactcatataataataaactttgagtttattgataattgcacacgtcatggtgtaaacctaaaattTATCAGTATTGATAATTTATCCAGTTGGCATAACTGGTTTAGCCATATTAatataagtatgatgtgcaaaaataaaagagaattcacatgggtacacattaaagaactagaaaattctttacgaattctcttatgttccttgttctcattaattaatagatcaatatcaaaggtgaatatgggctcattcacctgccatgtatataacataagatgcatctatgagatggttacaagtgcgattattattaactcGCAACATGGTGTTAGTCAaataacttgctcaataatttaatttagagcatattccagatttttattcaagatagttcatcttgataagttggtttacacacagttggtttagcaaaataatttattgagtgcctcaaCTTAATAACTAAACTATTGCT
The nucleotide sequence above comes from Nicotiana tabacum cultivar K326 chromosome 12, ASM71507v2, whole genome shotgun sequence. Encoded proteins:
- the LOC107796008 gene encoding kinesin-like protein KIN-4A isoform X4 gives rise to the protein MEAATGEDCCVKVAVHIRPLIGDEKLQGCKDCVSVVPNKPQVQIGTHSFTFDHVYGSTASPSASMYEECVAPLVDGLFQGYNATVLAYGQTGSGKTYTMGTGFKDGFQTGLIPQVMNSLFNKVEALKHQAEFQLHVSFIEIHKEEVRDLLDAISVIRSETTNGHNGKVAIPGKPPIQIRESSNGVITLAGSTERSVKTLKEMADCLEQGSLSRATGSTNMNNQSSRSHAIFTITVEQMRKTGSNDGHSNECMTEEYLCAKLHLVDLAGSERAKRTGSNGLRFKEGVHINKGLLALGNVISALGDEKKRKEGVHVPYRDSKLTRLLQDSLGGNSRTVMIACISPADINAEETLNTLKYANRARNIQNKPVINRDPVSSEMLKMRQQLEYLQAELCARGGGASSEIQVLKDRISWLEASNEELSRELHEYRRRGSGTEQCGTEVKANGVFSVKSEGLKRGLQSIESSDYPMSENASVLPGDSGDMDEEAAKEWEHTLLQDTMDKELNELNRRLEQKESEMKLYGGLDTMALKQHFGKKLLELEEEKRAVKQERDRLLAEVENLAANNDGQALKLQDTHSQKLKSLEAQIQDLKKKQENQVQLLKQKQKSDDAAKRLQDEIQSIKAQKVQLQHKIKQEAEQFRQWKASREKELMQLRKEGRRNEYERHKLQALNQRQKMVLQRKTEEAAMATKRLKELLEARKSSVTSNSHIANGQSNEKSLQRWLDHELEVMVNVHEVRHEYEKQSQVRAALGEELAVLRQVDEFASKGLSPPRGKNGFSRASSMSPNARMARIASLENMLSISSNSLVAMASQLSEAEERERAFSNRGRWNQLRSMGDAKSLLQYMFNSLADARCQLWEKELETKEMKEQMKELIGLLRQSEIRRKEVEKELKQAVQDALASPASVISNKQFVDEMSGPPSPIPVPAQKQLKYSAGIANASIREAAAFIDQTRKMVPLGQLSMKKLTVAGQGGKLWRWKRSHHQWLLQFKWKWQKPWKLSEWIRHSDETIMRSRPRTQALPDIMCRNGH
- the LOC107796008 gene encoding kinesin-like protein KIN-4A isoform X5, which codes for MEAATGEDCCVKVAVHIRPLIGDEKLQGCKDCVSVVPNKPQVQIGTHSFTFDHVYGSTASPSASMYEECVAPLVDGLFQGYNATVLAYGQTGSGKTYTMGTGFKDGFQTGLIPQVMNSLFNKVEALKHQAEFQLHVSFIEIHKEEVRDLLDAISVIRSETTNGHNGKVAIPGKPPIQIRESSNGVITLAGSTERSVKTLKEMADCLEQGSLSRATGSTNMNNQSSRSHAIFTITVEQMRKTGSNDGHSNECMTEEYLCAKLHLVDLAGSERAKRTGSNGLRFKEGVHINKGLLALGNVISALGDEKKRKEGVHVPYRDSKLTRLLQDSLGGNSRTVMIACISPADINAEETLNTLKYANRARNIQNKPVINRDPVSSEMLKMRQQLEYLQAELCARGGGASSEIQVLKDRISWLEASNEELSRELHEYRRRGSGTEQCGTEVKANGVFSVKSEGLKRGLQSIESSDYPMSENGDMDEEAAKEWEHTLLQDTMDKELNELNRRLEQKESEMKLYGGLDTMALKQHFGKKLLELEEEKRAVKQERDRLLAEVENLAANNDGQALKLQDTHSQKLKSLEAQIQDLKKKQENQVQLLKQKQKSDDAAKRLQDEIQSIKAQKVQLQHKIKQEAEQFRQWKASREKELMQLRKEGRRNEYERHKLQALNQRQKMVLQRKTEEAAMATKRLKELLEARKSSGRDNTVTSNSHIANGQSNEKSLQRWLDHELEVMVNVHEVRHEYEKQSQVRAALGEELAVLRQVDEFASKGLSPPRGKNGFSRASSMSPNARMARIASLENMLSISSNSLVAMASQLSEAEERERAFSNRGRWNQLRSMGDAKSLLQYMFNSLADARCQLWEKELETKEMKEQMKELIGLLRQSEIRRKEVEKELKQAVQDALASPASVISNKQFVDEMSGPPSPIPVPAQKQLKYSAGIANASIREAAAFIDQTRKMVPLGQLSMKKLTVAGQGGKLWRWKRSHHQWLLQFKWKWQKPWKLSEWIRHSDETIMRSRPRTQALPDIMCRNGH